The genomic window GCTGGGCATCGGTGGCGTCGCCGCCTTTGTTGCCGGCGCGCTGATGCTGATCGATACCGACCTGCCGGGCTACGGCCTGCCGCTCGGCCTGATCGCCACCGTGGCAGTGGCCAGCGCGCTGCTGCTCGGCGCCATCGCCACCCTGGCGCTGAAAACCCGGCGCCGGCCGCGCATCGCCGGGCTGGACGACATGGTAGGCGGCATTGCCGAGGTGGAGGCAGCGCCCGGCGCGCCGCACCAGGCCTGGGCGCGGCTGCGCGGCGAAACCTGGCGCGTGGCCAGCACCACGCCGCTGCGCCGCGGCCAGAGGGTGCGGGTGGTGGCCCGCAAAGGCCTGCTGCTCGACGTGGTTCCGATCGGCGACGACACACAAGGAGAATCGACATGCCCGCCACCCTGAGCTTCGGATTCGGTTTCATCGTCGTCTTGCTGCTGGTGCTGCTGGCCGTATCGATAAGGGTGCTGCGCGAATACGAGCGCGGCGTGGTGTTCCAGCTCGGCCGCTTCTGGGCTGTCAAGGGGCCGGGCCTGGTGATCCTGATCCCGGTGCTCCAGCAGATGGTGCGGGTTGATTTGCGCACTATTGTGCTCGACGTGCCGACCCAGGACGTGATCTCGCGCGACAATGTATCGGTCAAGGTCAACGCCGTGTTGTACTTCCGGGTGGTCGATCCGGAAAAGGCCATCATCCAGGTTGCCAACTTCTTCGAGGCAACCAGCCAGCTGGCGCAGACCACGCTGCGCGCGGTGCTGGGCAAGCATGAGCTGGACGAGATGCTGGCCGAGCGCGAGCGCCTCAACATCGATATCCAGCAGGTGCTCGACGCCCAGACCGACGCCTGGGGCATCAAGGTGGCCAATGTCGAGATCAAGCATGTGGACCTGGATGAATCCATGGTGCGGGCGATTGCCCGCCAGGCCGAGGCCGAGCGCGAGCGGCGCGCCAAGGTGATCCATGCTGAGGGCGAGCTGCAGGCCTCGGAAAAGCTGATGC from Noviherbaspirillum sp. L7-7A includes these protein-coding regions:
- a CDS encoding slipin family protein — protein: MPATLSFGFGFIVVLLLVLLAVSIRVLREYERGVVFQLGRFWAVKGPGLVILIPVLQQMVRVDLRTIVLDVPTQDVISRDNVSVKVNAVLYFRVVDPEKAIIQVANFFEATSQLAQTTLRAVLGKHELDEMLAERERLNIDIQQVLDAQTDAWGIKVANVEIKHVDLDESMVRAIARQAEAERERRAKVIHAEGELQASEKLMQAAEVLARQPGAMQLRYMQTLANIAGDKSSTIVFPLPVELLTGMVEQARKTTSRRADAGPAP